In Pseudomonas fluorescens, one genomic interval encodes:
- a CDS encoding superoxide dismutase: MAFELPPLPYAHDALQPHISKETLEFHHDKHHNTYVVNLNNLVPGTEFEGKTLEEIVKTSSGGIFNNAAQVWNHTFYWNCLAPNAGGQPTGALAEAINAAFGSFDKFKEEFSKTSIGTFGSGWGWLVKKADGSLALASTIGAGNPLTSGDTPLLTCDVWEHAYYIDYRNLRPKYVEAFWNLVNWKFVAEQFEGKTFTA; this comes from the coding sequence ATGGCTTTCGAATTGCCGCCGCTGCCTTACGCACACGATGCCCTGCAGCCGCACATTTCCAAGGAAACCCTGGAATTTCACCACGACAAGCACCACAACACCTATGTCGTGAACCTGAACAACCTGGTGCCAGGCACCGAGTTCGAAGGCAAGACCCTGGAAGAGATCGTCAAGACTTCCTCGGGCGGCATCTTCAACAACGCCGCTCAGGTCTGGAACCACACTTTCTACTGGAACTGCCTGGCGCCAAACGCCGGCGGTCAACCAACCGGCGCACTGGCTGAAGCCATCAACGCGGCTTTCGGTTCGTTCGACAAGTTCAAGGAAGAGTTCAGCAAAACCTCGATCGGCACCTTCGGTTCCGGCTGGGGCTGGCTGGTGAAAAAGGCTGACGGTTCCCTGGCCCTGGCCAGCACCATCGGCGCCGGCAACCCGCTGACCAGCGGCGACACCCCGCTACTGACCTGCGACGTCTGGGAACACGCTTACTACATCGACTACCGCAACCTGCGTCCGAAGTACGTTGAGGCGTTCTGGAACCTGGTCAACTGGAAGTTCGTCGCTGAGCAGTTCGAAGGCAAAACCTTCACCGCTTAA
- a CDS encoding LysR family transcriptional regulator encodes MDRLQAMRVFVTVVDLGSQSAAADHLDLSRPVVSRYLAELEDWVGARLMHRTTRKLSLTAAGSEILPRCRQMLELSTDMQAAVSEPDEAPRGLLRISVSTSFGQAQLADAMAAYVKRYPGVSIDLQMLDRTVNLVDERIDLAIRTSNDLDPNLIARRLTVCRSVVCAAPAYLRDNPPPQRVEDLSRHNCLTHSYFGKSLWHFEEDGEPVSVPVQGNISANEASTLLRATLAGAGVAMLPTYQAGVHVHAGELVRLLPGAEPRQMNIYAVYASRKHMPAALRSMLDFLVERFPENPEWDMGL; translated from the coding sequence ATGGATCGTCTTCAAGCAATGCGGGTGTTTGTCACAGTGGTCGATCTGGGCAGCCAGTCGGCGGCAGCCGATCATCTGGACCTGTCACGGCCAGTGGTGTCGCGCTATCTGGCGGAGCTGGAAGACTGGGTCGGCGCGCGCCTGATGCACCGCACCACGCGCAAGTTGAGCCTGACTGCCGCCGGCAGCGAAATCCTGCCGCGCTGTCGGCAGATGCTCGAACTCTCGACCGACATGCAGGCCGCCGTCAGCGAACCCGACGAGGCACCGCGCGGACTGCTGCGCATCAGTGTCAGTACGTCGTTCGGTCAGGCGCAACTGGCCGATGCCATGGCGGCGTACGTCAAACGTTACCCCGGGGTCAGCATCGACCTGCAGATGCTCGACCGCACGGTGAATCTGGTGGATGAACGCATCGATCTGGCGATCCGCACCAGCAATGACCTCGATCCGAACCTGATCGCCCGGCGCCTGACCGTGTGCCGCTCGGTGGTCTGCGCCGCACCGGCTTATTTGCGCGACAACCCGCCACCGCAACGGGTCGAGGACCTGAGCCGACACAACTGCCTCACCCACTCCTACTTCGGCAAGAGCCTGTGGCATTTCGAGGAGGACGGCGAGCCCGTGTCGGTGCCGGTGCAGGGCAACATCAGCGCCAACGAGGCCAGCACTCTATTGCGCGCAACCCTGGCCGGTGCGGGCGTGGCGATGCTGCCGACCTATCAGGCCGGGGTGCATGTGCATGCCGGGGAACTGGTGCGCCTGCTGCCGGGTGCCGAGCCACGGCAGATGAACATCTACGCGGTGTATGCGTCACGCAAGCATATGCCGGCGGCGTTGCGCAGCATGCTGGATTTTCTCGTCGAACGATTCCCGGAAAATCCCGAATGGGATATGGGCCTGTAA
- a CDS encoding LysR family transcriptional regulator ArgP: protein MFDYKLLSALAAVVEQAGFERAAQVLGLSQSAISQRIKLLEARVGQPVLVRGTPPSPTEIGRRLLNHVQQVRLLERDLQTLVPALDEEGLPERLRIAINADSLATWWAEAVGDFCAEQHLLLDLVVEDQTVGLKRMRAGEVAACVCASERPVAGARSVLLGAMRYRALASPAFIERHFPDGVRAEQLPRTPALVFGPDDFLQHRYLASLGVDGGFEHHLCPSSEGFVRLTEAGFGWGLVPELQVRDQLQRGVLRELLPDKPIDVPLYWHHWRNGGQLLALLTEQLLRSSPRWLVPLG, encoded by the coding sequence ATGTTCGACTACAAATTACTTTCCGCGCTGGCCGCCGTGGTCGAGCAGGCTGGATTCGAGCGCGCCGCGCAGGTGCTGGGCTTGTCGCAATCGGCGATTTCCCAGCGGATCAAACTGCTGGAAGCGCGGGTCGGCCAACCGGTGCTGGTACGCGGCACGCCGCCATCGCCGACCGAGATTGGCCGGCGGCTGCTCAACCATGTGCAGCAGGTGCGCCTGCTCGAACGTGACTTGCAGACCCTGGTGCCAGCGCTCGACGAAGAAGGCCTGCCGGAGCGTCTGCGCATCGCTATCAACGCCGACAGCCTCGCCACCTGGTGGGCCGAGGCCGTGGGCGATTTCTGCGCCGAGCAGCATTTATTGCTGGATCTGGTGGTGGAAGATCAGACCGTCGGCCTCAAGCGCATGCGTGCCGGGGAAGTGGCGGCGTGTGTCTGCGCCAGCGAGCGCCCGGTGGCCGGTGCGCGTAGCGTGTTGCTCGGGGCGATGCGCTATCGGGCGCTGGCCAGTCCGGCGTTTATCGAGCGGCATTTCCCCGACGGGGTGCGCGCCGAGCAGCTGCCGCGCACCCCGGCGCTGGTGTTCGGCCCGGACGATTTTCTCCAGCATCGCTACCTCGCATCGCTTGGTGTCGACGGTGGTTTCGAGCACCACTTGTGCCCGTCCTCCGAAGGTTTTGTGCGTCTGACCGAAGCCGGGTTCGGTTGGGGCCTGGTGCCGGAACTGCAAGTGCGTGATCAGCTGCAACGCGGCGTATTGCGCGAACTGTTGCCAGATAAACCGATCGATGTGCCGTTGTACTGGCATCATTGGCGCAATGGCGGTCAGCTGCTGGCCTTGCTGACCGAGCAATTGCTACGTTCTTCACCGCGCTGGCTGGTGCCCTTGGGCTGA
- a CDS encoding cache domain-containing protein: protein MGFLHKVAWLGVMLFVGAGQVNAATAQKDDSKAAIALLEKALAYYHDNGDKAFAAFSRQGEFVDKDRYVFVVDTKGVMLASGGPSSALIGRDVSEVLAPDLQKAFKDALLVPEGNGIQQAEYRWQNWADGKVERKHVYYQRIGQRILAVGYYLPRASAEQAKALLDKAATDLGKNEKGTLTAINSLKGGYLQDDLYVFVVDLDTQRYVAHGTNLRLINTDFSKIKDPEGKPVGEPILALIAKQDDGEYEYRWKNPVTGKVEDKHAYLKKVGHFLVAVGYYSP from the coding sequence ATGGGGTTTTTGCATAAAGTGGCGTGGCTCGGGGTGATGCTTTTTGTGGGGGCAGGGCAGGTCAACGCCGCCACCGCGCAGAAGGACGACAGCAAGGCCGCCATTGCGCTGCTGGAAAAGGCGCTGGCCTATTACCACGACAATGGCGACAAGGCCTTCGCCGCGTTCAGCCGTCAGGGCGAGTTCGTCGACAAGGATCGCTACGTGTTCGTGGTCGACACCAAAGGCGTGATGCTCGCCAGCGGCGGGCCGTCCTCAGCCTTGATCGGCCGTGACGTCAGCGAAGTGCTTGCGCCGGATTTGCAGAAAGCCTTCAAGGACGCCTTGCTGGTGCCGGAAGGCAACGGCATTCAACAGGCCGAATACCGCTGGCAGAACTGGGCCGACGGCAAGGTCGAGCGCAAACATGTGTATTACCAGCGCATCGGTCAGCGGATTCTGGCCGTCGGTTATTACCTGCCGCGTGCTTCAGCCGAGCAGGCCAAGGCACTTCTCGACAAGGCTGCTACCGATCTGGGGAAAAACGAGAAGGGCACCCTGACGGCCATCAACTCGCTCAAGGGCGGTTATCTGCAGGATGACCTGTATGTGTTCGTGGTCGATCTGGACACCCAACGCTACGTTGCCCACGGCACCAACCTGCGGTTGATCAACACCGATTTCAGCAAGATCAAGGACCCGGAAGGCAAACCGGTGGGCGAGCCGATTCTGGCGCTGATCGCCAAGCAGGATGACGGCGAATACGAATACCGCTGGAAAAACCCGGTGACCGGCAAGGTCGAGGACAAGCATGCCTACCTGAAGAAGGTCGGACATTTTCTGGTGGCGGTGGGTTACTACAGCCCCTGA
- a CDS encoding helix-turn-helix domain-containing protein: protein MNKPDLPSIPVFKLYGESLDWPTPDLLHCETISKRSREHQWEIKPHRHADLCQLLFVFKGQAELEIEGQRTQLNQPAIQVLPPLSVHGFRFSEDVEGFVVTLANPLINHLQAQLGSSVHALAQAEHYPAGKDAEYLNSLFSALQAEYNGHQPAREMLMHSLVSVIMVWVSRQALVRHNASQRPQRQREYLNGFIQLVEETYRQHVKVEDLAHRLGISVSHLNGTCRELAGQPALQIMHERQLLEAKRLLTYTSMTIYEMSELLGFSDPTNFTRLFRRRVGISPKAFRDRLKAEQ, encoded by the coding sequence ATGAACAAGCCTGACCTGCCTTCGATTCCGGTGTTCAAGCTCTACGGTGAAAGCCTGGACTGGCCGACCCCTGACTTGCTGCACTGTGAAACCATTTCCAAACGCAGCCGCGAACATCAATGGGAAATCAAACCCCACCGCCACGCCGATTTGTGCCAGTTGCTCTTCGTCTTCAAAGGTCAGGCAGAGCTTGAAATCGAAGGTCAACGCACGCAGCTCAACCAACCCGCGATTCAAGTCCTGCCACCGTTGTCGGTGCATGGCTTTCGCTTTTCCGAAGACGTCGAAGGATTCGTCGTCACCCTCGCCAATCCGCTGATCAATCACCTGCAGGCGCAACTGGGCAGTTCGGTGCACGCACTGGCCCAGGCCGAGCACTACCCGGCGGGCAAGGACGCGGAGTACCTGAACAGTCTGTTTTCAGCGTTGCAGGCCGAGTACAACGGCCATCAACCCGCGCGGGAAATGCTCATGCATTCGCTGGTCAGCGTGATCATGGTCTGGGTCAGCCGTCAGGCGCTCGTGCGCCATAACGCCAGCCAGCGGCCGCAACGCCAGCGCGAATACCTCAACGGGTTCATTCAATTGGTGGAGGAGACTTACCGCCAGCATGTGAAGGTCGAAGACCTCGCCCATCGCCTGGGGATTTCGGTGTCACACCTCAATGGCACCTGCCGCGAACTGGCAGGGCAGCCGGCGCTGCAGATCATGCACGAACGCCAGTTGCTGGAAGCCAAACGTTTGCTGACCTACACCAGCATGACCATTTACGAGATGTCGGAGTTGTTGGGATTTTCCGATCCGACCAACTTCACGCGCTTGTTCCGGCGCAGGGTGGGCATTTCGCCAAAGGCGTTTCGTGACCGGCTGAAGGCCGAGCAGTGA
- a CDS encoding ATPase, which yields MSMRNDANDDFDDVPSLRADTFDDDDIPPSARTSVHSRTPPMVKVKAASTGPLWALVGALFFAFIGLAWWSFQQISLMEQQLVATQESFARISEEAAGRLQDISGKVVASQSNVNSDSEALKLQIKQLETQLLDQSKQQQGVVGQASDLDKRLAQMTAQTTEQQNANTQLQAQVKALSAELAALKSTPADTGKVDAQLKSYDAQLKSLGADITALKKQGNPSAAIERLEQEIVVLKSEQDNRPAAAQGGGNTAEFDAFRGQMTRNLNTLQAQIQNLQQQINARP from the coding sequence ATGTCCATGCGTAACGATGCCAACGACGATTTCGACGATGTACCGAGCCTGCGGGCCGACACCTTTGACGACGATGACATTCCGCCCTCCGCCCGCACCTCGGTGCACTCGCGCACGCCGCCGATGGTCAAGGTCAAGGCCGCGAGTACCGGGCCGCTGTGGGCACTGGTCGGCGCGCTGTTCTTCGCCTTCATCGGTCTGGCCTGGTGGAGCTTCCAGCAGATTTCGCTGATGGAGCAGCAATTGGTCGCGACCCAGGAAAGCTTTGCACGCATCAGCGAGGAAGCGGCAGGGCGCCTGCAGGACATTTCCGGCAAAGTCGTCGCCAGCCAGAGCAACGTCAACAGCGACAGCGAAGCCTTGAAGCTGCAGATCAAACAGCTGGAAACCCAGTTGCTGGATCAGAGCAAACAGCAGCAAGGCGTGGTCGGTCAGGCCAGCGATCTGGACAAGCGTCTGGCGCAGATGACCGCGCAGACCACCGAACAACAGAACGCCAATACCCAGTTGCAGGCTCAGGTCAAAGCCTTGAGTGCCGAACTGGCGGCGCTGAAAAGCACACCGGCCGACACTGGCAAGGTCGATGCGCAGCTCAAGAGTTATGACGCTCAACTGAAAAGCCTCGGCGCTGATATCACCGCGCTGAAAAAGCAAGGCAATCCGAGCGCGGCGATCGAGCGTCTGGAGCAGGAAATCGTCGTTCTCAAGAGTGAGCAGGACAACCGTCCGGCCGCTGCGCAGGGTGGCGGCAATACCGCCGAGTTCGACGCATTCCGCGGGCAGATGACCCGCAACCTCAACACCCTGCAGGCGCAGATCCAGAACCTGCAGCAGCAGATCAATGCCCGGCCATAG
- the pobA gene encoding 4-hydroxybenzoate 3-monooxygenase has product MKTLKTQVAIIGAGPSGLLLGQLLHNAGIDTLIVERQTPDYVLGRIRAGVLEQGMVELLRQAGVGARMDAEGLVHAGFDLALDGRLAHIDLQALTGGKTVMVYGQTEITRDLMAARREAGALSFYEVSHVVPHGMKSDEAFVTFEKDGETWRVDCDYIAGCDGFHGVARQSIPEACLKIFERVYPFGWLGILADTPPVHEELVYARHERGFALCSMRSATRTRYYLQVPAEENVADWSDERFWAELKTRLPAALAEKLVTGPSIEKSIAPLRSFVVEPMQYGRMFLLGDAAHIVPPTGAKGLNLAASDVSTLFNILLKVYREGRTDLLEKYSEICLRRVWKAERFSWWMTSMLHRFDEHDDFSQRISASELDYFVSSEAGRKTIAENYVGLPYEAIE; this is encoded by the coding sequence ATGAAAACGCTGAAAACCCAAGTCGCCATCATTGGCGCCGGTCCGTCCGGATTGCTCCTCGGTCAGTTGCTGCACAACGCCGGCATCGACACCCTGATTGTCGAACGCCAGACACCCGATTACGTACTCGGGCGGATTCGCGCCGGTGTGCTTGAACAAGGCATGGTAGAGCTGTTGCGCCAGGCCGGCGTAGGCGCGCGCATGGATGCCGAAGGGCTGGTGCACGCCGGCTTCGATCTGGCACTGGATGGGCGTCTGGCACACATCGATCTGCAGGCTTTGACCGGCGGCAAAACCGTCATGGTTTACGGTCAGACCGAAATCACGCGCGACCTGATGGCCGCTCGTCGGGAGGCTGGCGCACTGTCGTTTTATGAAGTGAGCCATGTCGTTCCTCACGGCATGAAAAGCGACGAGGCCTTTGTCACCTTCGAAAAGGATGGCGAAACCTGGCGCGTCGATTGCGATTACATCGCCGGTTGTGATGGTTTTCACGGCGTGGCCCGGCAGTCGATTCCCGAGGCCTGCCTGAAGATCTTCGAGCGGGTCTATCCGTTCGGCTGGCTGGGGATTCTCGCTGACACCCCGCCAGTGCACGAAGAGCTGGTCTACGCCCGGCACGAACGCGGCTTCGCCCTGTGCAGCATGCGTTCGGCCACCCGTACCCGTTATTACCTGCAAGTGCCGGCCGAGGAGAACGTTGCCGACTGGTCCGACGAGCGCTTTTGGGCTGAGCTGAAAACCCGTCTGCCCGCCGCGCTTGCCGAGAAACTGGTGACTGGCCCGTCGATTGAAAAAAGCATCGCGCCGCTGCGCAGTTTTGTCGTCGAGCCGATGCAGTACGGACGGATGTTTCTCCTCGGCGATGCCGCGCACATTGTACCGCCCACCGGCGCCAAGGGCCTGAACCTGGCCGCCAGCGATGTCAGTACGCTGTTCAACATTCTGCTGAAGGTTTATCGCGAAGGGCGCACCGATCTGCTGGAGAAATACTCGGAGATCTGCCTGCGCCGGGTATGGAAAGCCGAACGTTTCTCCTGGTGGATGACCTCGATGCTGCACCGCTTCGACGAGCACGACGATTTCAGCCAGCGCATCAGCGCCTCGGAACTGGACTACTTCGTCAGTTCAGAAGCCGGTCGAAAAACCATTGCAGAAAATTACGTCGGACTTCCGTACGAGGCTATCGAATAG
- a CDS encoding ACT domain-containing protein produces the protein MAGETSLTTLLRSMSPQLNAGEYVFCTLRDGQLPSGVEIVGSFREQEGLTVILERSQAERAGFAFDYVAAWITLNVHSALEAVGLTAAFASALGKAGISCNVIAGYYHDHLFVGQADAERAMHVLRDLAANAE, from the coding sequence ATGGCTGGCGAAACCTCACTCACAACTCTGCTGCGCAGCATGAGCCCGCAGCTCAACGCCGGCGAATATGTGTTTTGCACCCTGCGTGACGGCCAGTTGCCGAGCGGTGTGGAGATTGTCGGCAGCTTCCGCGAGCAGGAAGGCCTGACCGTGATTCTGGAGCGCTCCCAGGCCGAACGTGCCGGGTTCGCTTTTGATTATGTGGCGGCGTGGATCACCCTCAATGTGCATTCGGCGCTCGAAGCCGTTGGCCTCACCGCCGCGTTCGCCAGCGCGCTGGGCAAGGCCGGAATCAGTTGCAACGTGATCGCCGGTTATTACCACGACCATTTGTTTGTCGGTCAGGCCGACGCCGAGCGCGCCATGCACGTGCTGCGCGATCTCGCAGCCAACGCGGAGTAA
- a CDS encoding LysE/ArgO family amino acid transporter, giving the protein MWQSYVNGLLVALGLIMAIGTQNAFVLAQSLRREHHLPVAALCVACDALLVAAGVFGLATVLAQNPTLLAVARWGGAIFLIWYGSQALRRAFSKQSLDQGENHTVRSLRAVMLSALAVTLLNPHVYLDTVLLIGSLGAQQSVPGAYVVGAASASLLWFFTLALGAAWLAPWLARPSTWRILDLLVAVMMFTVAGQLILAQ; this is encoded by the coding sequence ATGTGGCAAAGCTATGTGAACGGCCTGCTGGTGGCCTTGGGGCTGATCATGGCGATCGGTACGCAGAACGCTTTTGTCCTGGCGCAGAGCCTGCGCCGTGAACATCACCTGCCGGTGGCGGCGTTGTGTGTGGCGTGCGATGCGCTGCTGGTGGCGGCCGGGGTGTTTGGTCTGGCGACCGTGTTGGCGCAGAACCCGACATTGCTCGCGGTGGCACGCTGGGGCGGCGCAATTTTTCTGATCTGGTACGGCAGCCAGGCGCTGCGCCGGGCGTTCTCGAAACAGAGTCTGGATCAGGGTGAAAACCACACCGTACGCTCGTTGCGCGCGGTGATGCTCAGCGCGCTGGCAGTGACACTGCTCAACCCGCACGTTTATCTGGACACGGTGTTGCTGATCGGCTCGCTCGGTGCGCAACAGTCAGTGCCGGGCGCTTATGTAGTGGGCGCTGCCAGTGCCTCGCTGCTATGGTTTTTCACCCTCGCCCTCGGTGCCGCATGGCTCGCGCCGTGGCTGGCTCGGCCGAGTACCTGGCGGATTCTCGATCTTCTGGTGGCAGTGATGATGTTCACGGTGGCAGGGCAATTGATATTGGCGCAGTGA
- a CDS encoding MDR family MFS transporter gives MTNLNHPETPKPAIRSVLVALMMAIFLGALDQTIVAVSMPAISAQFKDVSLLAWVISGYMVAMTVAVPIYGKLGDLYGRRKLMLFGMGLFTLASLFCGMAQSMEQLVLARILQGIGAGGMISVSQAIIGDIVPPRERGRYQGYFSSMYAVASVAGPVLGGYMTEYLSWRWVFLINLPLGLGAWWVANRNLRGLPIPQRKPIIDYLGTLLMIIGLTALLLAITQVGQGHSWRSSEVLGLFACAVAVLAVFVWHERRAREPLLPMHLFTNRNALLCWCTIFFTSFQAISLIVLMPLRFQSVTGAGADAAALHLLPLAMGLPIGAYFAGRRTSVTGRYKPQILTGALLMPISILGMAFSPPDATLVSSLFMLLSGIAGGMQFPTSLVGTQNSVEQRDIGVATSTTNLFRSLGGAVGVALMSALLLALLQDSSFAHLASNSLISEGHSGNVLLDGLNAAPGDAQNALRAELSVTFRHLLWVSTAVSLLGLAAAIAMPNNLLRGREHGAK, from the coding sequence GTGACCAATCTCAATCACCCTGAAACGCCCAAACCGGCCATTCGCAGCGTGCTGGTCGCGTTAATGATGGCGATTTTTCTCGGCGCGCTGGACCAGACCATCGTCGCCGTCTCGATGCCCGCCATCTCCGCACAGTTCAAGGACGTCAGCCTGCTGGCCTGGGTGATTTCCGGGTACATGGTGGCAATGACCGTGGCGGTGCCGATCTACGGCAAACTCGGCGATTTGTACGGGCGACGCAAACTGATGCTGTTCGGCATGGGCCTGTTCACCCTCGCCTCGCTGTTCTGCGGCATGGCGCAAAGCATGGAACAACTGGTGCTGGCGCGGATTCTCCAGGGCATCGGTGCCGGCGGAATGATTTCGGTCAGTCAGGCAATCATCGGCGACATCGTTCCGCCGCGCGAACGTGGGCGTTATCAGGGCTACTTCAGCAGCATGTACGCGGTGGCCAGCGTCGCCGGGCCAGTGCTCGGCGGCTACATGACCGAATACCTGTCGTGGCGCTGGGTGTTCCTGATCAATCTGCCACTGGGACTGGGCGCCTGGTGGGTTGCCAATCGCAATCTGCGCGGGCTGCCGATTCCGCAGCGCAAACCGATCATCGACTACCTCGGCACGCTGTTGATGATCATCGGTTTGACCGCCCTGCTGCTGGCCATCACTCAGGTCGGTCAGGGCCATTCGTGGCGCAGCAGCGAAGTGCTTGGCTTGTTCGCCTGTGCGGTAGCGGTGCTGGCTGTGTTCGTCTGGCATGAACGCCGGGCGCGTGAGCCGCTGCTGCCGATGCACTTGTTCACCAACCGCAACGCGTTGCTGTGCTGGTGCACGATTTTCTTCACCAGTTTTCAGGCGATCTCGCTGATCGTGCTGATGCCGCTGCGCTTTCAGAGCGTCACCGGCGCCGGGGCCGATGCGGCGGCGTTGCACTTGCTGCCGCTGGCGATGGGGCTGCCGATTGGCGCTTACTTCGCCGGACGCCGTACTTCGGTGACCGGTCGCTACAAACCACAGATTCTGACCGGCGCGCTGCTGATGCCGATCTCGATTCTCGGCATGGCGTTCAGCCCACCCGATGCGACGCTGGTCAGCAGCCTGTTCATGCTGCTCAGCGGGATTGCCGGCGGCATGCAGTTCCCGACTTCACTGGTGGGTACGCAGAACTCGGTGGAGCAACGCGACATCGGCGTCGCCACCAGCACCACCAACCTGTTCCGCTCGCTGGGCGGCGCGGTGGGTGTGGCGTTGATGTCGGCGCTGTTGCTGGCGTTGTTGCAGGATTCGAGTTTTGCCCACCTGGCGAGCAACTCGCTGATCAGCGAGGGGCATTCGGGCAACGTGTTGCTCGACGGTCTGAACGCCGCGCCGGGCGATGCCCAGAACGCCTTGCGCGCCGAGCTTTCGGTGACGTTCCGGCATTTGCTGTGGGTGAGTACGGCGGTGTCATTGCTGGGGCTGGCGGCCGCGATTGCGATGCCGAACAACCTGCTGCGCGGGCGCGAGCACGGCGCCAAATAA
- a CDS encoding NAD-dependent epimerase/dehydratase family protein, with translation MKILVTGASGFIGGRFARFALEQGLDVRVNGRRAESVEHLVRRGAEFVPGDLTDADLVRELCADVEAVVHCAGAVGLWGRYQDFHQGNVQVTENVVEACLKQRVRRLVHLSSPSIYFDGRDHLGLTEEQVPKRFKHHYAATKYLAEQKVFGAQEFGLETIALRPRFVTGAGDMSIFPRLLNMQRKGRLAIIGDGLNKVDFTSVQNLNEALLSSLLAAGSALGKAYNISNGAPVPLWDVVNYVMRKMEVPQVSKYRSYGLAYSVAALNEGVCKLWPGRPEPTLSRLGMQVMKKNFTLDISRARHYLDYDPKVSLWSALDEFCGWWKAQDIR, from the coding sequence ATGAAAATTCTGGTCACCGGCGCAAGCGGCTTCATTGGCGGACGCTTTGCGCGTTTCGCTTTGGAGCAGGGCCTGGACGTGCGGGTCAACGGTCGCCGGGCCGAGAGCGTCGAGCATCTGGTGCGCCGTGGCGCCGAGTTCGTCCCGGGCGATCTCACCGATGCGGATCTGGTGCGCGAACTCTGCGCCGACGTCGAAGCCGTGGTGCACTGTGCCGGTGCCGTCGGCTTGTGGGGGCGCTATCAGGACTTTCATCAGGGCAACGTGCAGGTCACCGAAAACGTCGTCGAAGCCTGCCTCAAGCAGCGCGTGCGGCGGCTGGTGCATCTGTCGTCGCCGTCGATCTACTTCGATGGCCGCGATCATCTCGGCCTGACTGAAGAGCAAGTGCCCAAGCGCTTCAAACATCACTACGCGGCGACCAAATACCTGGCCGAGCAAAAGGTCTTTGGCGCACAGGAATTCGGTCTGGAAACCATCGCCCTGCGCCCGCGTTTCGTCACTGGCGCCGGCGACATGAGCATTTTCCCGCGCCTGCTGAACATGCAGCGTAAGGGGCGTCTGGCGATCATTGGCGACGGTCTGAACAAGGTCGATTTCACCAGCGTGCAGAACCTCAACGAAGCGCTGCTCAGCAGCCTGCTGGCGGCCGGTTCCGCGTTGGGCAAGGCCTACAACATCAGCAATGGCGCGCCGGTGCCGCTGTGGGATGTGGTCAATTATGTGATGCGCAAGATGGAAGTGCCGCAGGTCAGCAAATACCGCTCGTACGGTCTGGCCTACAGCGTTGCTGCGCTCAACGAAGGCGTGTGCAAACTCTGGCCGGGACGCCCGGAGCCGACCCTGTCGCGGCTGGGCATGCAGGTCATGAAGAAAAATTTCACCCTCGACATCAGCCGCGCCCGGCATTATCTGGACTACGATCCGAAAGTCAGCCTGTGGTCGGCCCTCGACGAGTTCTGTGGCTGGTGGAAAGCTCAGGACATCCGTTGA